The window GCCCGCCCACGACATGGGCTGACAAAGGTGAGGTCGCCAGTTCTGGGGTCAAGGGGCGATGGCCCCTTGATAAATGATCTCTTCTACACCTTGCGCCAGCGCGCGATGAAGAAGCCGTCGAGCCCCCCCTGCCCGGCCAGCATGCCGGGATCGGTGCGCAGCCAGCCTTCTTCTGTCGGCGCCAGACCATCGGGAAGTTCCGCCTGCGTAATCGCTTCGGGCTGGAGTCCTTCGAGCGCGCGCGCCTGCGCTTCGCCTTCGGCCTCCTCCAGCGAGCAGACAGCATAGACCAGCACCCCGCCCGGCGCGAGCCACTCGGCGGCGCGGGCAAGCAGCTTTGCCTGAATCTCGGCCATCTCGTCGATCTGGCGCGGGCCGATGCGGTGCAGCACTTCGGGGTGACGGCGGCAAGTTCCGGTTGCGGTGCACGGTGCGTCGAGCAGGATTGCGTCGAACGGCGCCTCGGGCTCCCATTTCAAAGCGTCGGCCTGAACAACCTCGGCACCAAGGTTCGTGCGTTCCAGATTCGCCCTCAGGCGTTCGAGACGACGTCCGGCAATGTCGAGCGCGGTCACGTCCCAGCCAGCCGCAGCCAGCTGCATGGTCTTGCCCCCGGGAGCCGCGCATAGGTCGAGCGCACGGCGCCCCACGCCACCAGGCCCGAGAAGGCGCGCAGGCAGGCTCGCCGCAAGGTCCTGCACCCACCAGGCACCCTCACCGAATCCGGCAAGCTCGGTCACAGGGGTGCCACGTCCCAGCCGCACGTGCCCAGGCATGAGCGAGGTTCCGCCCAGCTTCTCGGCCCAGTTCTGCGTCTCGGACGCATCGCGCAGGGCAATGTCAAGCGGGGGCGGCAGCGCGAGCCCCTTCGCAATGCCCTCGACACGGCCACCCCAACGCTCATACGGCGCGTCGGGCAAAGTGGGCACGTCCGGAAGAAAAATGCCGCGCCTGGTGAGCGTGGAAAACACCCCATGTGCCAGACGGCGCGGACCACCAGCCAGGAGCGGCAGGCCAGTAGCGATCACGGCGTGGGCGGGCGTCTCGAGACGCAGCACCTGCGCCAGCATGATCTCCAGCACGGCCCGGGCCTTGGCGTCATCGGCGAGCGGCATGCGCGTGGCGCTGTCGATCAACTCGTCGAGGTCGGCGCGCCAGCGCAGCACCTCACCCGCGATCGCGCGGGCCAGCGCCCGGTCGGGCTCGCCACGCACGCGCGAAAGTGCCGAACTGGCGGCCTGGTCGAGCGTTTCGCCCCGCCGCAGCACGGCATCGATGAGATTAAGCGCGGCACGGCGCGCGGGAAGACCGGGAATATCCATCGCAGCGCCTTACAGGCGATTGCCTTTTCCCGCCAGTCGTCGCAGTAGGGGCTCCATGATCAAGCGCGCAACAACCCGTCCCGAAGGCTTCGTGAAGCCCGCACACTGGACGAACGAGCCTGCGCCCGAGCCCACGGGCGAGACCAAGACCACAGCACCCGAAGGGGAAGAGCCCGAAGGCATCTCCCCCACGCGCTACGGCGACTGGGTACTCAAGGGTATCGCGGTCGACTTCTGAGCCAGGCCTGATCGCTCCCGAGCGGTCAGTTTGTCTCGGAATTTCCCGGAGCCTGGGACGCGTCTGCAGCCGCCTGCGCGGCGGCGGCTTCCTCATCCGCGTCCTTCTGCCAGCCACCGCCCAGCGCCAGGAACACGGCGATCTGGTTGTCGACCAGCGCGGCTTCGGCCGCGGCATGGGAGACTTCCGCGCTCGCCAGTTCACGCTGTGCGGTCAGGAGCGAGAGAAAATCCGCGCGGCCAAAGCGGAACAACTTGTTCGCCTGCGCCGCGGAAACCCCGGCGCTGTCCGCCGCCTTGCCCAGTGCCGCCGCGCGTTCACGGCCCCGCGCGTACTCGTCGAGCGAAGTCTCGGCCGAGCGCAGCGCTTCCAGAACCGTCGCATCGAAACGGGCGATATCCCCGCGCACCTGCGAGTTCGCCTGGTCGATCCGGGCACGGACCTGGGACTGGTAGGGCCAGCTCCAGCTCAGCAAAGGACCGAGACCAAAGCTCAACGATTCCTGCTTGGGCAGGTTCTTCGCCTGGTTGAACGCCATGATCCCGCCCGCAAGGCTGATCGAGGGGTACAGGTCCGCCGTCACCACGCCGATACGCGCGGTGTCCGCCGCAATCGTACGTTCCGCCTCGCGGATATCAGGCCGGCGGCGGATCAGCGCCGCGCCATCGCCAATGGGCAAGGGGCGTGAAAGTCGGGGCAGGCTCGCACAGTTCTCGACATCGCGCGGATAGTCCGCAGGCGCCTTCCCGAGCAGGGTCGCAAGCAGATAGAGCGCACCTTTACGCCGCGCATAGAGTGCCGGAAGGTTCGCCCGGCTCGCATCGACCGCGGTCTGCGCCCGGCTGACATCGAAGCTGGTGCCACGCCCGCCCTTCTGGAGCCGCTTCGTCGCATCGAGCGTCTCTTCCTGCAGCCTCACCACCTTCTTTACGGTCGCGATCTGGTAGTTGCTCGTACAGACATTGGCATAGGCGCGCGCGGTCGCCGCCGCGACCGTCGTGCGCACCGTGTCACGCGCCGCCTCGCGCGCCGCGCGGTCTGCCAGGCTCGCCTCGATGCCGCGCTTGATCTTGCCGTGCAGGTCGAGCGGATAGGTGACCGAAAGACCAAAGGTTCCGGTCAGCACGCCAGGCAGGTTGGTGTTGGCCGAACGCAGCGAATAGTTGCGCTCCTGCTGGACGTTGCCGGAAAGCTCGGTTCCGAAACCATATTCCCCGGCCTGCTCGCGCACGACGCCATCGGCGCGCAGCACGTTTTCCTCGGCCGCGCGCAGGTCGGCATTGGCGCTCAGAGCTTCCTCCACCAGCGCGTCGAGACGCGGGTCCTCGTAAAGCCGCCACCAGTGGTCGGGCAGATCAGCCTGCGCGAAGGCGTCGTCGTCGCCCGAATCGAAGCTGCCCTGCGCAGCCGGGGTATTCGCCACGGAGTGTTCGGGCGGCGTATAGTCGGGCCCGGCCGTCGCGCAGCCAGCCAGCGCCAGCCCGAGCGCACCAAGGGCGACGTAGGAACGCAGCGTTCGCATCACTGCCCCTCGCTCTTCGGCTCGGCCTTGACCTTTTCATGCTGCTCGACCGTCACCGTCGCCGTGCGGCCCAGCACGAGACGCACATCCTTGGGCACGTCGATCAGCTTCACGCGTACCGGGATACGCTGGGGCAGACGCACCCAGGCGAAAGTCGCCTCGACGTCAGGCAGGAGGTTGCTGGCGTTTCCGCGCGAGCTGTCCGAGATACCCGCCGCGATGCTCTCAACCCGGCCCTTGAGGTCCTTTTCCTCGCCCATGAGATGCACCGTCACCGGCGCGCCAATGTGGATCATGGGAAGCTTGGTTTCCTCGAAGTAGCCCTCGATGCGCAGCGAGTTGCGGTCGACCAGCGCCATCGCCTGGTTGCCCGCGGCAAGGTAGTCGCCCGGATGCAGGTCAAGGTTGGTCACCGTGCCATCAACCGAAGCCACGACCTGCGTACGCTCCAGATTGAGCCTTGCGCCATCGAGCGCACTCTTCGCCTCGGCGAGTGCGGCCTCTGCCGTCTGCACGCGGGCCAGGTTCTGCTCGTGGGTTTCGGTGGCGACAAGATCGCCGAGGGCGCGGTCGCGGTTCGCCTCCCGGCGGGCCTGCGCCAGTGTCGCCTGCGCGCTCGCCACCCCGGCCTGTGCCTGTTCGACCGCCAGCGTATAGCGCGGCTTGTCGAGCACGAAGAGCAGGTCGCCCGCCTTCACCTTCTGGTTGTCCTGGACCTCGACCGAGGTGACGAGCCCGGAAATGTCCGGGGTCACGCGCACGACTTCGGCCCGGACCCGCCCGTCGCGCGTCCAGGGGCTGCGCTCATAATGGTTCCACATCCAGATCGCGATCACGATCGCGATGAGGACAATGACGATGGTGGCCGCGCTGCGGCCGATCATGGCGAGTATGTTTTTCATGGGGCGAAACCGAAATGGGGAGCAAGAAAGGCCACGGCACCGAAGACGATGACGTAGAGGGCGAAGTCCACCAGCGCGCGATAGGCCACGAAGCGGTAGATGCCGAAGCGGTTGAACAGCCGGATCAGGACAATCGTGCAAAGCGACGCGATGATCCCGAAGACCAGCAGAGACGGCACGTAGATGCCGTTAAGCGAGAACTCTCCGTTCATGGCTTTCCTCCGGGAGGGGTGGAGACGCCCGTGAATGGCGGAGCGTCGGCGAAAAGGGTGCGACGAAGGGTGATCAGGGGCAGTGCGGCGCGGCGCCGGACGCTTTCCACAGGATTGGCCTGAAAACGTGCAAGAGCCGCGTCGATCCGGGCCAAGAGCGTGGGATCGTCGGTGGGCGGCTCCTCGGGCGTGAGCTTGCGGTAATAGCCCTGCATCCCCACCAGCACGTCCGTAAGGGGCGCGTGCTGTGTCTTGTCGATATCCAGGCGCAGGGCACGCAACTCGCCGACGGCGACACCTGCGCGCAGATCGCGCAAGATGTCGTAATGCGGCTCCACCGGAGCCTTGCCTGCCGCCTTAAGCCGCGGTCCGAGCTGGGCCTGGCGGTCCAGCATGCGGGAGATCCAGCCTTGCAGGTTGGGACGGGCCCATCGGTTGCTGCGCTCGGCCAGATCGTTCCAGCCCGCGCGTAAGCTGCGCTTGATGGCGTGATGGACGCCGGCTGTCTGAATGATGCGGACCATACCTGCGGCAAAGAAGATCGCCACGAACGTCGCCATCTGGGAATTGAGGAAGGTCGCGAAGGTTGCAGGCACCCCGGGCCCCAGGTCCGCGCCATACTGCTCGGAGATGATGAAGGGACTTCCCAGCCCCAACATCGTAGGCAGTGCAAACCCGGCCGTCTTCGGATTGGCGATCAGCGCGCCCAGCACCAGAAGCGCCGGTGCCAGTGAAACCGCCATTTCGGGAAATCCGTCGAGCATGGGCAGGATCGCGAAGCCATAGGCCCCTGCGATAACGACGGAAAGAACCGTTCCCTTGAAGAAGCCGACGACCGGAGGGAGGGAATTATCCATCGCCCCGAACAGCGCCGGGAAAACCGAGGCCAGCATCAGGAAGGTGCCCCCATCGCTCCAACCGCTGAAATGCCAGATCAGCGAGCCCACGACGACCGTCAGCATCGCGCCGCCTGCCGCACGCGCCGCGCCGCCGTAGTCGCGATTGAGCTGGCGCTCGCCGATGTCGGCGAGAAGCGCAGGAATGCGGGCAGAGACCGGACGCGTCGAGGGCGCGACATACTGCGCCTTGAGCACCCGGCAGTTGAGATGGGCACGAACCAGTTCGCCAAGCCGCGCGACCAGGCTCATGTGGAGCAAGGCCACCCAGTCGCTCTGGGCATCAATCCCGGGTTCCAGTTCCGAGCAGCGCACCATCAGGGCATCGCCGGTTTCCTCTATGGCTTCCAGGTCGTCATTCAGCGTGTCGATCCAGCTGCGAATATCGGCCATCAGGGCCATGGTGCTCTCGGGCAGCGCCTCGTGCGCACGCAAGGTGGCAATGCGATCGGCGATGGCCGCGCCCAGCGGCATGAGGTGGGCGAGATTGTCCTCCATCGCGCGCACCAGTTTCACGCGCGGCGCAAGTTGGGTGGTCTCGAAGGGAAGGTGAACCGACTGCTGATGCAATTCGGTAATGTCCTGGGCAAGACGGCGACGCTCGATATCGATCTTCGGATCGGGTTCAAGGTCGAGCGTGTCGCGGCTCCAGACTTCCGCGTCCTTCAGAATCGCCGCCATGCGCCCTGCCAGCGCGCGCGACACCGAGCCTGGAAGGACGACGCCGTGGATGAGCGCGGAGCAGAGGATGCCGATAGCGATCTCCTGCGCGCGCAGGGTCGCAACGTCGAACACATGCTGCGGCGCATCGACAATCGGCCACACGATGAGGCCCGCCGTATAGCCCGAAAGCACGAACATGTACGAGGTCGGCTTGCGGTCGAGAAGCGAAAGGAAGACGCAGAACCCCAGCCAGCACGTCATGGCGCTGACCAGCAGCACAGGGCTGTGCGCCAGCGGCGGCGCGATGAAGATCGCAAAGCACGCGCCCACGAAAGTACCGATCAGGCGGAACAGGGCGCGCGAGACGACTGCGCCTGCAAACGGGCCAGAGACGATGTAGGCAGTAAGGAACGCCCAGTAGGGACGCTCCAGCCCGATCGAGAAGGCGATGAAGGTCGCCAGCATGGAAGCGATGTAGCACTTGAGTGAAAACACCGCGGCACTGATGCCCCAGCGGTTGGTCATGTGCGTGCGCGCCGCTCATTGATACGGGCTGCAATGAGATCCAGAACCTCGACCGTCGTGGCGAGGTCCTCTTCACTGATCCCGTCGAGCAGTTCGGCGCGCAGCTCGATGAGCCGGGCATCAATCTTGCGCGCCAGGCCTGCGCCTTCGCCCGTCAGGTCGAGGATCTTGGCACGACCGTCCTCGGGATCACCTTCGCGCGAGACAAGGCCCGCCCGTTCGAGATGTTGCAAGGTACGCACCAGCGAGGCCTCGGTAATACCGATCTCACGCGCCAGGTCGGACTGGCGCATGCCTCCCCCCCGACGCTCGAGATGGAGCAGCGCGTAGCCCGTCGAATTCGAGATCTCGAGCGAGGCCAGCACCCGATCGGCCAGCTGCCGCCAGCTACGGGCAAGTGTCATGACATGCGCTGGCAGAGCAGCGGACAGGGAATCGCGGTGAGGCATGGATGCTTAGTTAGGCTCCTAAGCTTTTTCCGCAACAGGGTGTGTTTTGCGTTTTACATTGCAGCAATGTCGCTTTTTGCAACCCGGAAAAGAAAGAAATGCCTGCGCGGCACGCGCGCACAGCCGCGCATCATGCCTTTTATCAGGGACGGATCTCGATGGGCGTGCCGTCGGGTACGGCCTCCCACAAGGCCTCGATCTCAGCATTGGAGAGCGCGATACAGCCGTCGGTCCAGTCCCCCGGCACACGCCCCTCCCCCCAACCGTTGGGCTGACCGTGCAGCATGATCATCCCGCCCGGCGAACGCCCCCGCGCCCTCGCGTAGGCCCGGTCGGCTGCGTTGGGATAGGAGATGTGGAGCGAGAGATGGTAGCGCAAATTGGGATTGCCCCAGTCGATGACGTAGCGGCCCTCGGGCGTGCGCTCATCCCCCTCGAAGCGCTTGTGGCCTTGCGGGCTGTCCCCGAACTGCAGTCCCTCGATCACGTGGACGAGACGGCCGCCCTTCCCCGGCTCTCCTTGCCAGAGTTCCAGCGTGCGCGCGGACTTGGTGACGCGTAGGAAGTCGAGAACCGGCAGCGGCAACGACCCAGGAGCCTCCGCCGCGGCGGGAACCAGGGCCCAAAACAGAAGGATCGGGGCAAGCCTGCGCATGCCCCGATCCTATCAGGCCCTCAGCGGGCCGCCAGTCCGCACGTATGCGGAGCAAAGCACCGCCTGCGTTCAGTCCGCGAAGGGATCGCGCACGAGGATGGTGTCTTCACGCTCGGGGCTGGTCGAGACCAGCGCAACCGGGGTCTCGATCAGTTCCTGCACGCGCTGGATGTACTTGATCGCCTGCGCGGGAAGGTCCGCCCACGAGCGCGCGCCCGCGGTCGTGCCCTGCCAGCCGTCCATTTCCTCGTAGATCGGCTCGACGTTCGCCTGGTCGGCGGCGTGGCTCGGGAAGTAGTCCAGGACCTTGCCGTTAAGGCGATAGCCGGTGCAGATCTTGACCTTCTCGAAGCCGTCAAGGACGTCGAGCTTGGTCAGCGCAATGCCGGTCACGCCCGAGATGGCGCAGGACTGACGGGTGAGGACCGCGTCGAACCAGCCGCAGCGGCGCTTGCGGCCGGTGACGGTGCCGAATTCATGGCCACGTTCGCCAAGACGCTGGCCGGTTTCATCGTCGAGTTCGGTCGGGAACGGGCCCGACCCCACGCGCGTGGTGTAGGCCTTGACGATGCCCAGCACGAAGCCGGTGGCCGACGGGCCAAGGCCCGAACCGCTCGCCGCCGTGCCCGACACCGTGTTCGAGCTGGTGACGAAGGGGTAGGTGCCGTGGTCGACGTCGAGCAGAACGCCCTGCGCGCCTTCGAAGAGGACGCGGGCGCCCGCCTTCTTGACCTTGTTGAGACGGCGCCAGGTCGGCCCTGCAAACTGCAGCACGAACGGTGCGATCTCGGCCAGTTCCTTGAGCAGCGCTTCGCGGTCGATGGGCGGCTGGCCGAAGCCGGCGCGCAGCGCATCGTGGTGGGCGCACAGGCGGTCAAGCTGCGGCTCGAGCGCGTCGAGGTGCGCCAGATCGCACACGCGGATCGCGCGGCGGCCGACCTTGTCCTCGTAAGCCGGGCCAATGCCGCGACCGGTGGTGCCGATCTTGCCCGCACCTGCCGCCGCTTCACGCAGACCGTCAAGTTCGCGGTGGACCGGCAGGATCAGCGGGCAGTTGTCCGCGATCGCGAAGTTGTCCGCGTTGATCTCCACGCCCTGGCCGCGCAGCTTCTCGATTTCGGACTTGAGGTGCCAGGGATCGAGCACAACACCGTTGCCGATGATCGACAGCGTGCCGGTCACGATGCCCGAAGGCAGCAGCGACAGCTTGTAGACCTGCTCGCCCACGACGAGCGTGTGCCCGGCGTTGTGGCCGCCCTGGAAACGGACAACCGCGTCGGCCCGGCTGGCCAGCCAGTCCACGATCTTGCCCTTGCCCTCATCGCCCCACTGGGCGCCGATCACCGTTACGTTTGCCAACGCTTCACGCTTTCACTGCTAATTGAAGTTCCGAGGCGCGCCCTAGGGGAAGGAGGCGCCAAGGGCAAGGTTTGGACGCCGCCATCTGCAATAGAATTGCCATGAAGGCCGCCTTGCGGGGAATTGCATTACCCACAAGGCCACCCTGCCCCTTACAGCGCGACCGCCTCGCGCCCTTCCAGAACGTGCGAGCAGCCCAGCCCACGGGGATCGTCGCTGTCCGACAGCGCGGCCAGCGTAATCCAGCCCACGGCGCGCTGCTGGGCAGCCACCTGCACGTCGTAACCCAACGGGAGGAAAAGCTTTTGCGGCTCGTCCGAGGTGGCGGCAAGCGCGCCGATGAGCGGGTCGGGATAGAGCGAGAAGCCGGTCGCGGCCTCGGGCTCCTCGCCCGCCTGGCCGAGAATCTGGTAGGTCCCGCCCCGGCCCAGGCTGCCCGAAATGCCCTCGGCATAGATCGTGAAGCCGAACCAGGACTGGTATTCAAAGCCATGGCGCTCGGACGGGTCGAGCGTGAGGCGGGCCTTGCCGCCCACGCGCGCGGCAATGGCGCGCAGCCCCTCGATACGGCTGTCGAGCGCACCGCCCGCCTGGAACGACTCCAGCTGCGCGATGGCGCTCTCGAACGGGCCGACCGCATAAAGCAGCGGGAGATAGCCCTCGCCGCCCACGTCGACGAGCCCGCCTGCGTCCTTGGCATCGAGCATCTCGCGCACCTTCTCGATCTGCGCAGCGTCCAGCGGCAGCGGCCCGGCGCTCAGCGTGTCGACAAGATCCGGCAGCGTGAAGTCGACCGAGATCCCGGTCGCCCCGGCGCTCGCCAGGGTCTCGATGGCCAGCTCCACGATCTCGGCGGCCGCCGCGACCGTGTCGGTGCCAACCAGCTCGGCGCCCAGCTGCAGACGCTCGCGCGCGGGGTCGAGGCCATCGCCCTTGATGGTCGAGACCGGGCCCGAATAGGACAGGCGCAGCGGGCGCGGCGCGGTGGCGAGGCTGGTCGCGGCCATGCGCGCGACTTGCGCGGTGATGTCCGAGCGCAGCGCAAGAAGGCGCAGCGACGCGGGATCGACGAAACGGAACATGCGGCGCGCCTGGACACCGGCCATGCGGCTCGCCAGCGACTTCTCGAATTCGAGAAGCGGCGGCTCGACGCGCGCGTAGCCGTGGCTGGCCAGAACGTCATGCCCCACGCGGCGCACATGCTGTGCGGCACGGGCCTGCGCGGGCAGACGGTCTCCAAGCCCTTCGGGCAACAGGTCGCGGTCGGTATCCTGCATGTGAACGTTTCCAAACTCCAATGGCCGGACGGCAGATCGGGCGATCCGGCGCTTTCGAACCGCGCGCGGGAAGTGCGCGGCCTTGTTCGGGTGCGCCTATAGGGCCAGCAAGACGGATTCAGCAAGCCGCGAGCCACCCCCGCGCACGATCTTGCCAGCTCCGCCCCGATTTCACGCCCCTATCGGCCCCAGGGACGATACCCAGGTTGACACAGTTGACACTGTCCAGAGGAAGATCGTGTCACCTGTCACCCTGCGCCACCCCGCCCCGCCGTCCGGCCCTTGCAGAATTGTACCGCCACGCATCCCTTACCTTTCCGACCGCCCCAACACGGCAGAGCGAACGGAGAGAATACCCCAGGCGCCCCGGTGTAGGAAAATCCAATCTCACCGCGCGCAAGGCCAAGGCCCTGCCGGCGTCCTCGCACGTGCCTTGCTTGAAAATGCGGCTAAAAAAAGCGGAAAGAGGTTGAGTTCCGAGGGCCATCGCCCTCGGGCTCCCCAAACAGCCTAGGTCAGCGGCGCGCGTCCCCCGCGAATGGCCGCGATCCTTCTTTGCAGATCGTGATGTGAAGACCCGTCATGCCTCGCGATGCACTCAAGTTTCCGCATTCGGCGCATCGGGTGCTTGAATGCTGAAGCGGATCAGCAACTCCTCAACATACGAGACCGGGACAGAATCTTTATCGTACAATCTGGTGAACGCCTGTCCTCGTACTTGCTGGCAGGCCACATCGGCATAGGGACTGCTCTGCGCCGAGGCCCCTTGGCAATCTGCGACCCGCCCTTCGCCGTCGATGTACACCGAAACCGGCACATCCAGTTGATTTTCATTCTCGCCGGGCAGGTTTGCGACGAATAGCTCCATATCGGGATTCGCTTTCAACCCGAGGTCAATTCGTCTCGTCCCTGCTTGAAATATATAGCGCAGTCTGCCGTACGCGCGGCCTCCATCGGCCTCGGCAGGCTTCAACATTTTCATCTGCATAAGAGTGGGGCAAATGGCTTCGGCCATTTTCGAATTGCCCTTGCTCCGCAGTATTTTGCAGCGCAACGGTTTGCCCTCGGGCGACAGTATCAGGTCAAGTTCTGCCGCGACATTGCCATCTATTCGCAGTTGCGCCAGGCCCGAGCCAATTTCCAGAATCTTGTCGCGACTTAAAGTTGGCGCCGTCAAGTTTGACGACAGCCCAAGTAAAATCAAAGAAAGCATGACCACACCTCCGCCCCGAGAACCTTCAACAACGCGAATGTCTCTTTCTGAAGATCATGACACTAAAAGGTTCTTGAGAAGACACAATCGCTCCATTCCTCACAACACCATCAATGCGAGCTTCGCCCAGACGGCACCGGACCGACCCTGGCGAGAACAGCGACAGCAGGAGGAAGCGACCTCTCCAATAGGCCACAGCTCTCCGATTCCGGGAGCGCGAGGGCGATGGCCCTCGCATTTGTCTTCCTTCCCCTTCTTCGAGGTTCCCAGCCCCTTCGAAACGAAAAGAGGGCGAGCCCGAAGGCCCGCCCCCATGATCGTTCGTAACTACGACAGCCCGGAGGCCGCGGCGGGGATCAGGCGAACTTGAGCGCCTTGACCAGCTTCACGCCCGGAAGGGCTTCGGCCTGCTTGAGCACGTCCTCGGGGACCGCGCTGTCGACCGAGAGCATCAGCACGGCTTCGCCGCCGGTCTCGCGCCGACCCAGGTTGAAGGTGCCGATGTTGATGCCGTTTTCGCCCAGCAGCGTACCGATGCGGCCGATGAAGCCCGGGGCGTCCTCGTTGACGATGTACATCATGTCGCCCGACAGGTCGGATTCGACGCTGATGCCGAACAGTTCGATCAGGCGCGGGTCCTGGTTGTTGAACAGCGTGCCGGCCACCGAACGCTCACCAGCTTCGGTCTTGACCGAGACGCGGATCAGCGTGTGGTAGTTGCCTTCGCGCTCGGTCTTCACTTCGCGCACTTCCAGACCGCGCTCCTTGGCGAGGTAGGGGGCGTTGACCATGTTCACCGAGTCCGACTGGACGCGCAGGAACCCGGCGAGAACAGCGGCGACCATCGGGCGCATGTTGAGTTCGGCGGCCGCACCTTCGGTGTGGATCGAGATGCGCGGGACCGAATCGCGGGTCAGCTGGCCGACGAGGCTGCCGAGCTGTTCGGCGAGCTTCATGTAGGGCTTGAGCTTGGGCGCTTCCTCGGCCGAGAGCGAGGGCATGTTGAGCGCGTTGGTGACGCCGCCGTTGACGAGGTAGTCGGCAAGCTGCTCGGCCACCTGCAGCGCGACGTTGACCTGCGCTTCGGTGGTCGAGGCGCCCAGGTGCGGGGTGCAGATGAAGTTCGCGCACTCGAACAGCGGCGAGTCCTTGGCCGGCTCGGTCTGGAACACGTCGAGCGCGGCACCGGCGACGTGGCCGCTGTCGAGCATCTTCTTGAGCGCGTTCTCGTCGATCAGACCGCCACGCGCGCAGTTGACGATGCGCACGCCCTTCTTGGTCTTGGCGAGGTTGTCTTCCGAGAGGATGTTGCGGGTCTGCTCGGTCAGCGGCGTGTGCAGCGTGATGAAGTCGGCCTTGCCCAGGACGGTGTCGAGGTCGGCCTTCTCCACGCCCATTTCCACGGCGCGCTCAGGGGTCAGGAACGGATCGTAGGCGACGACCTTCATCTTGAGGCCGAGCGCACGGCTGGCAACGATCGAGCCGATGTTGCCCGCGCCGATGAGGCCGAGCGTCTTGCCGGTGACTTCCACGCCCATGAAGGCGTTCTTCGGCCACTTGCCTTCCTTGGTCTGCGCGTTGGCTTCCGGGATCTGGCGAGCCAGCGCGAACATCATGGCGATGGCGTGCTCGGCGGTGGTGATCGAGTTGCCGAACGGGGTGTTCATGACAACCACGCCCTTGCCCGAGGCATAGGGGATGTCGACGTTGTCGACGCCGATGCCGGCGCGGCCGATGACCTTGAGGTTGGTCGCGGCATCAAGGATTTCCTTGGTGACCTTGGTCGAGGAACGGATGGCGAGACCATCGTATTCGCCGATGCGGGCGATCAGCTGCTCGGGCGTTTCGCCGGTGATGACGTCCACGTCGCAGCCGCGCTCTTCGAAGATGCGCGCAGCGTTGGGGTCCATCTTGTCCGAAATGAGAACCTTGGGCTTGGTCATTTTACAAATTCCTTGTCGTCGTCCCGCGCGTCCACACATGGACAGCTGGCGGGGAGCACAGGCGGCACATGGCCAGGCCTGCGGGAGAACCGGCCCCGGCGCAATGGCCGGGACACAGCGACAAAATCAGGCAGCGGCCTTGACGGTGGCGTAGGCCCAGTCAAGCCAGGGACCGAGATCCTCGATGTCCTGGGTGTTGACCGTGGCGCCGCACCAGATGCGAAGGCCCGCAGGCGCATCGCGGTAGCCGGCGAGATCGAAGGCCGCGCCTTCCTTCTCAAGTGCGGCGGCGAACTTCTTGATGAAGTCGGTGTCCGCGCCTTCGACGGT is drawn from Novosphingobium decolorationis and contains these coding sequences:
- a CDS encoding L,D-transpeptidase family protein; its protein translation is MPLPVLDFLRVTKSARTLELWQGEPGKGGRLVHVIEGLQFGDSPQGHKRFEGDERTPEGRYVIDWGNPNLRYHLSLHISYPNAADRAYARARGRSPGGMIMLHGQPNGWGEGRVPGDWTDGCIALSNAEIEALWEAVPDGTPIEIRP
- a CDS encoding adenylosuccinate synthase, with protein sequence MANVTVIGAQWGDEGKGKIVDWLASRADAVVRFQGGHNAGHTLVVGEQVYKLSLLPSGIVTGTLSIIGNGVVLDPWHLKSEIEKLRGQGVEINADNFAIADNCPLILPVHRELDGLREAAAGAGKIGTTGRGIGPAYEDKVGRRAIRVCDLAHLDALEPQLDRLCAHHDALRAGFGQPPIDREALLKELAEIAPFVLQFAGPTWRRLNKVKKAGARVLFEGAQGVLLDVDHGTYPFVTSSNTVSGTAASGSGLGPSATGFVLGIVKAYTTRVGSGPFPTELDDETGQRLGERGHEFGTVTGRKRRCGWFDAVLTRQSCAISGVTGIALTKLDVLDGFEKVKICTGYRLNGKVLDYFPSHAADQANVEPIYEEMDGWQGTTAGARSWADLPAQAIKYIQRVQELIETPVALVSTSPEREDTILVRDPFAD
- a CDS encoding ATP phosphoribosyltransferase regulatory subunit, coding for MQDTDRDLLPEGLGDRLPAQARAAQHVRRVGHDVLASHGYARVEPPLLEFEKSLASRMAGVQARRMFRFVDPASLRLLALRSDITAQVARMAATSLATAPRPLRLSYSGPVSTIKGDGLDPARERLQLGAELVGTDTVAAAAEIVELAIETLASAGATGISVDFTLPDLVDTLSAGPLPLDAAQIEKVREMLDAKDAGGLVDVGGEGYLPLLYAVGPFESAIAQLESFQAGGALDSRIEGLRAIAARVGGKARLTLDPSERHGFEYQSWFGFTIYAEGISGSLGRGGTYQILGQAGEEPEAATGFSLYPDPLIGALAATSDEPQKLFLPLGYDVQVAAQQRAVGWITLAALSDSDDPRGLGCSHVLEGREAVAL
- the serA gene encoding phosphoglycerate dehydrogenase gives rise to the protein MTKPKVLISDKMDPNAARIFEERGCDVDVITGETPEQLIARIGEYDGLAIRSSTKVTKEILDAATNLKVIGRAGIGVDNVDIPYASGKGVVVMNTPFGNSITTAEHAIAMMFALARQIPEANAQTKEGKWPKNAFMGVEVTGKTLGLIGAGNIGSIVASRALGLKMKVVAYDPFLTPERAVEMGVEKADLDTVLGKADFITLHTPLTEQTRNILSEDNLAKTKKGVRIVNCARGGLIDENALKKMLDSGHVAGAALDVFQTEPAKDSPLFECANFICTPHLGASTTEAQVNVALQVAEQLADYLVNGGVTNALNMPSLSAEEAPKLKPYMKLAEQLGSLVGQLTRDSVPRISIHTEGAAAELNMRPMVAAVLAGFLRVQSDSVNMVNAPYLAKERGLEVREVKTEREGNYHTLIRVSVKTEAGERSVAGTLFNNQDPRLIELFGISVESDLSGDMMYIVNEDAPGFIGRIGTLLGENGINIGTFNLGRRETGGEAVLMLSVDSAVPEDVLKQAEALPGVKLVKALKFA